A section of the Solitalea canadensis DSM 3403 genome encodes:
- a CDS encoding DUF983 domain-containing protein, with amino-acid sequence MAISKTQAIFQQKCPRCHEGHLFEHPTYSFGYQKMHTNCPVCGLRYEIEPGFFWGGMYFSYALNVAQSVILGFATYFIFGNPTAWVYLTIIIGGIFVFMPLNFRLGRVFMLHLFGSIDYDPKYSKGKILKPAANQ; translated from the coding sequence ATGGCTATTTCGAAAACACAAGCGATTTTTCAGCAAAAATGCCCTCGCTGTCACGAAGGACATCTATTTGAACATCCTACCTATAGTTTTGGGTATCAGAAAATGCATACCAATTGTCCGGTTTGTGGACTACGTTATGAAATTGAGCCGGGTTTCTTTTGGGGAGGTATGTACTTTAGTTATGCTCTTAATGTTGCACAGAGTGTAATTTTAGGCTTTGCTACTTACTTTATATTCGGTAACCCAACTGCCTGGGTTTACCTGACAATAATTATTGGAGGCATCTTTGTATTTATGCCGCTTAATTTCAGACTGGGACGAGTATTTATGCTACACTTATTCGGATCCATTGATTATGACCCTAAATACAGTAAAGGCAAGATCTTAAAACCCGCGGCAAATCAGTAA
- a CDS encoding arylsulfatase → MKVITLKLKINLIRTFIFFSCFSPFCLFSQDLRSKEKPNIIFILADDMGYGDLGCYGQQLIKTPNIDQLANQGMRFTDFYAGSTVCAPSRASLMTGQHTGHAFIKGNDELPLRQQDSTLSQYLKQAGYVNGMVGKWGLGLQGTSGAPEKKGWDFFVGHLHHVEGHFQQTDHLWKIENGESKKEMIDSTVYVNELFTQSALQFIQKNKKHPFFLYVSYTLPHAELKVPEKYLQLYLNKDGSSKFAPEIAQPAGLHYGQQPYPKAAYAAMITSMDDYVGQIMQQLKAYGIDKNTIVVFTSDNGTHIEGGRKMTDATTFFKSSGPLRGIKRDLYEGGIRVPFIVRWNNHIKPGSISSYAGAFWDILPTVVEISGLDNVSPKDGISFIPALISKPQPQHSSLYWEFNEGGFKQAVRSGNWKAVRFYKASQPIRTELYDLLKDIGETTDLSAQYPAIVKEMEQLMDKESKTPPN, encoded by the coding sequence ATGAAAGTAATCACGCTTAAACTAAAGATAAACCTCATTCGGACCTTTATATTCTTTTCTTGCTTTTCACCTTTCTGTCTTTTCTCTCAAGATTTACGCTCAAAAGAAAAACCTAATATCATATTTATACTAGCTGACGATATGGGATATGGAGATTTAGGGTGTTATGGTCAGCAGCTCATTAAAACGCCTAATATTGATCAACTGGCAAACCAGGGTATGCGTTTTACTGATTTTTACGCCGGAAGTACAGTATGCGCACCGTCCAGAGCCAGTTTGATGACGGGGCAACACACAGGCCATGCTTTTATCAAAGGCAATGATGAACTTCCATTGCGTCAGCAAGATAGTACCCTGTCGCAGTACCTGAAACAGGCAGGTTATGTAAATGGAATGGTGGGTAAATGGGGCTTGGGTTTACAGGGAACATCCGGTGCGCCCGAGAAAAAAGGCTGGGATTTCTTTGTAGGTCATTTGCACCATGTGGAAGGCCATTTTCAACAGACAGATCATCTTTGGAAAATAGAAAATGGCGAATCAAAAAAAGAGATGATCGATTCAACTGTGTACGTGAATGAGTTATTCACACAGTCGGCCTTGCAGTTCATTCAAAAAAACAAAAAGCATCCTTTCTTTTTATACGTGTCATACACCTTACCACATGCCGAACTCAAGGTTCCGGAAAAGTACTTGCAACTTTATTTGAACAAGGATGGTAGCAGTAAGTTTGCACCTGAAATAGCGCAGCCAGCTGGTCTGCATTATGGGCAACAACCTTACCCCAAAGCAGCTTATGCGGCTATGATCACCAGCATGGATGATTATGTAGGACAAATAATGCAACAATTAAAGGCCTATGGGATCGACAAGAATACCATTGTTGTTTTTACCAGCGATAATGGAACGCATATAGAAGGTGGTCGCAAAATGACGGACGCCACTACTTTTTTTAAGAGTAGTGGTCCATTGCGCGGCATTAAAAGAGATCTGTATGAAGGAGGCATTCGGGTTCCATTTATTGTAAGGTGGAACAATCACATAAAGCCTGGTTCCATATCTTCCTATGCCGGTGCGTTTTGGGATATATTGCCAACGGTTGTCGAGATAAGTGGTTTGGATAATGTTTCTCCAAAAGATGGTATTTCTTTTATCCCTGCATTAATTTCTAAACCTCAACCACAACACTCAAGTTTGTATTGGGAGTTTAATGAAGGGGGATTTAAGCAAGCTGTACGGAGTGGAAACTGGAAAGCTGTTCGATTTTATAAAGCTTCACAGCCGATTCGTACAGAGTTGTACGACCTTTTAAAAGATATTGGAGAAACAACTGATTTATCAGCGCAATATCCTGCTATTGTTAAGGAGATGGAACAGTTGATGGATAAGGAATCAAAAACACCTCCTAATTAA
- a CDS encoding lipocalin family protein, with protein MNKYNLLNLLLMISIAWLSISSCEKKDPVIDQIDMSAALMNKKWVLITQTREPAVDLDADGTPDQDVYAHRADCMKDDFIVFKEQEVFEGNAGVIKCYEEPQTTMATWVLDAKNAKVSVTDAAKNVKTWEILELSNTLLKVKYVWATGYNQNITLTDVLTFEAR; from the coding sequence ATGAACAAATACAATCTTTTAAATCTGTTATTGATGATTTCTATTGCCTGGCTTAGTATCTCTTCTTGTGAGAAAAAAGATCCGGTAATTGATCAGATTGATATGAGTGCTGCATTAATGAATAAAAAATGGGTACTAATAACGCAGACTCGTGAACCAGCAGTCGATTTAGATGCAGATGGAACTCCGGATCAGGATGTTTATGCGCACAGAGCGGATTGTATGAAAGATGATTTTATTGTTTTTAAAGAGCAGGAAGTGTTTGAAGGCAATGCTGGTGTGATTAAATGTTACGAAGAACCTCAAACAACAATGGCGACATGGGTGCTCGATGCGAAGAACGCTAAAGTTTCAGTAACGGATGCCGCAAAGAACGTTAAAACCTGGGAAATATTGGAATTAAGCAATACCCTATTAAAGGTTAAATATGTTTGGGCAACCGGATATAATCAAAATATAACGCTTACAGATGTATTGACTTTTGAGGCGCGGTAA
- a CDS encoding energy transducer TonB, with translation MTKIVITLLLISVVLKVSAQSSQEKAKSGYYAAYNEKKQLKIEGYLKNGLRDSCWTEYSSGKQLLSKGHYENSIKKGTWEYYDLKGKLVHKYDHSLNKFTYPDNAVDSSPVMCKVVTSSGEINTTVERAAMLLGGNDLVQQIIQKNLMIADNGGRNGDRIYVSLIVDENGNTEDYKIIKGSSHALNMEAVRVVRLMPNQWLPAIMNGHPVKSVLVLPVDIIK, from the coding sequence ATGACTAAAATAGTGATAACGCTTTTATTGATCAGTGTAGTTCTAAAAGTGAGTGCACAAAGTAGTCAGGAGAAAGCCAAAAGCGGCTATTATGCAGCATACAACGAAAAAAAGCAACTAAAAATTGAAGGGTATCTTAAGAATGGCTTGCGCGATAGTTGTTGGACCGAATATTCATCCGGAAAGCAATTATTGAGTAAGGGCCATTATGAAAATAGTATCAAGAAAGGAACCTGGGAGTATTATGATTTAAAAGGGAAGTTGGTTCATAAATACGATCATTCGCTTAACAAGTTTACCTATCCTGATAATGCTGTAGATAGTTCACCGGTTATGTGCAAGGTTGTTACAAGCTCGGGTGAAATAAATACTACTGTTGAAAGAGCTGCTATGTTGTTGGGTGGCAACGATTTGGTTCAGCAAATTATTCAGAAAAATTTAATGATTGCCGACAACGGCGGTAGAAACGGAGATCGCATTTACGTCAGTCTCATTGTTGATGAAAATGGGAATACCGAAGATTACAAAATAATTAAAGGATCAAGTCATGCGCTAAACATGGAGGCGGTCCGTGTGGTCAGACTAATGCCTAATCAATGGCTGCCCGCCATAATGAACGGGCATCCGGTAAAATCAGTTTTAGTATTGCCTGTTGATATAATAAAGTAA
- a CDS encoding aspartyl/asparaginyl beta-hydroxylase domain-containing protein: MNDFFRLPFFFDEDKLVKDLEKCLSLNWTDHFNQRDYNGDWKSISLRSISGNITDANAHPGAEYKDTALLQQCSYFAEVIESINCEKEAIRLLSLTPGSIIKTHVDQELGYSDGYFRLHIPIQTNPDVDFIVNSNDLRMKPGECWYANFSLPHSVANRGTINRIHLVIDCKRNNWSDEVFAESGYCFDLEKQMQSKKQDPETMAKMITELERMDTDTARQLIDQLRSSAV; encoded by the coding sequence ATGAATGACTTTTTTCGTTTGCCTTTTTTCTTTGATGAAGACAAATTAGTTAAGGATTTGGAAAAGTGCCTTTCGCTCAATTGGACTGATCATTTTAATCAAAGGGATTATAATGGCGATTGGAAAAGCATTTCCTTAAGATCAATTAGTGGAAATATAACGGATGCTAATGCACATCCGGGTGCTGAGTATAAAGACACAGCGTTGCTACAGCAGTGTTCCTACTTTGCAGAAGTGATCGAATCCATCAATTGTGAAAAAGAAGCAATACGATTATTATCATTAACTCCCGGAAGTATTATAAAAACCCATGTTGATCAGGAGTTGGGTTATTCGGATGGCTATTTTCGACTTCATATTCCTATTCAAACAAATCCGGATGTTGACTTTATTGTAAATAGTAATGATTTGAGAATGAAGCCCGGAGAATGTTGGTATGCAAATTTTAGCTTGCCACATAGTGTAGCCAACAGGGGGACAATTAACCGGATACATTTAGTGATTGACTGTAAACGGAATAATTGGTCTGATGAGGTTTTTGCGGAAAGCGGTTATTGCTTCGATTTAGAAAAGCAAATGCAATCAAAAAAACAGGATCCGGAAACGATGGCAAAAATGATAACGGAACTGGAACGTATGGATACTGATACAGCCAGGCAATTAATCGATCAATTACGTAGTTCTGCAGTTTAA
- a CDS encoding sulfotransferase family protein, which produces MSVISKCPIADWIPYKLRFEQQEWMFEWLYLENKRFIEPFFDETVGKCKSLANNSKYIRTVSDYESLIWQGETVDAIHPTAIIFHVSRCGSTLLSQLLGLNENWISLAEVPLFDEILRSPFKQSHITAPEVKKALKANIALVGKRRFNEECLFVKTDSWHIFFYEMYRSLYPDVPFILLYRKPDEVIRSHQKLRGMQAVPGIIEPELFGFKRDDVITADLDAYLVKVLIKYQQKYLEIAAADPRVQLVNYDEGPVTLVQKIAKATQLTLEDDFLQKVTERSGFHSKFPDKPFAEKQETELSISGLPDAMELYHKLEQLRNH; this is translated from the coding sequence ATGAGTGTTATTTCTAAGTGCCCGATAGCGGATTGGATACCGTATAAGCTAAGGTTTGAGCAACAAGAATGGATGTTTGAATGGCTTTATCTTGAAAATAAAAGATTTATTGAGCCTTTTTTTGATGAGACAGTAGGTAAGTGTAAAAGTCTTGCAAATAACTCCAAATATATAAGAACGGTTAGCGATTATGAGAGCTTGATTTGGCAGGGAGAAACAGTGGATGCCATTCATCCGACGGCAATAATCTTTCATGTTTCCCGATGCGGTTCTACTTTATTATCTCAATTATTGGGATTAAATGAAAACTGGATATCGCTGGCAGAAGTACCTCTGTTTGATGAAATACTTCGATCCCCATTTAAACAATCGCATATTACTGCCCCAGAAGTAAAAAAAGCATTAAAAGCGAATATTGCATTAGTTGGAAAACGTCGTTTTAATGAAGAATGCCTGTTTGTAAAAACGGATAGCTGGCATATCTTTTTTTACGAGATGTATCGATCCCTCTATCCGGATGTTCCATTTATTTTACTTTACCGGAAACCTGATGAAGTAATCAGATCGCATCAAAAACTTCGTGGAATGCAAGCGGTACCAGGCATTATTGAACCCGAACTTTTTGGGTTTAAGCGGGATGATGTTATAACGGCAGATTTAGACGCTTATTTAGTAAAGGTTTTGATTAAATATCAGCAAAAATACCTTGAAATAGCTGCAGCAGATCCGCGTGTTCAGCTTGTTAATTATGATGAGGGTCCGGTAACTCTGGTACAAAAAATAGCCAAAGCTACTCAATTAACCCTTGAAGATGATTTTCTGCAAAAGGTTACCGAGCGCAGTGGTTTCCATTCCAAATTTCCAGATAAGCCATTTGCTGAAAAGCAAGAAACCGAGTTATCTATATCTGGATTACCTGATGCTATGGAACTTTACCATAAGCTTGAACAACTGAGAAATCATTGA
- a CDS encoding helix-turn-helix domain-containing protein has protein sequence MQKVKDTLPVYNICTIKGSDHFHDDIMAEPFSLYLQKHPNLHRPHGHSFYHLLLFTKGAGFHTIDFERFPVEVGQVYFMIPGQVHSWEFEGELDGYVVNFSEELFHSFLSDDHYLERFSFLGGVTGENIVTFNESELKEAIQLLSSVVNETQVTRPFTKDKVRLLMLSLFILAGRSENNKNKAGDVLKPGLQLLFRFRRLVNQHYSEYKLPKDYAEMLSITPNHLNTLCSNLLNKSAGEIIRERIVLEAKRQLVNLDASISTIAYSLGFTDNSYFTKFFKKYTNLTPEEFKKSFNGY, from the coding sequence ATGCAAAAAGTTAAGGACACACTTCCTGTTTATAATATTTGTACAATTAAGGGCTCCGATCATTTTCATGATGATATTATGGCTGAGCCTTTTTCCCTGTACCTCCAAAAACACCCCAATTTGCATCGACCGCACGGTCATTCATTTTATCATTTATTGTTGTTTACCAAAGGAGCTGGCTTTCATACAATTGATTTTGAGCGGTTTCCGGTTGAAGTCGGACAGGTTTATTTTATGATACCCGGACAGGTTCATAGTTGGGAATTTGAAGGAGAATTGGACGGGTATGTCGTTAATTTTTCCGAAGAGCTGTTTCATTCATTCCTTTCCGATGATCATTACCTTGAAAGGTTTAGTTTTTTGGGAGGAGTAACAGGAGAGAATATCGTTACCTTTAATGAGAGTGAACTCAAAGAAGCTATTCAACTGCTTTCGTCGGTAGTAAATGAAACACAGGTAACCCGACCATTTACTAAGGATAAAGTTCGATTGCTGATGTTATCATTGTTTATTCTCGCGGGACGTTCCGAAAACAATAAAAACAAAGCGGGGGATGTGTTGAAGCCCGGACTGCAGCTTTTGTTTAGATTTAGAAGGTTGGTAAACCAGCATTATAGTGAGTATAAATTACCCAAAGATTATGCAGAAATGTTAAGTATTACTCCAAATCATTTAAACACGCTGTGCTCAAACCTGTTAAACAAATCGGCCGGAGAGATAATTAGAGAGCGTATTGTTTTGGAAGCAAAAAGGCAATTGGTAAACCTCGATGCAAGTATTTCAACAATAGCTTACAGTCTGGGGTTTACCGATAACTCCTATTTTACCAAGTTTTTTAAGAAGTATACCAACCTTACACCCGAAGAGTTTAAAAAATCATTTAACGGTTACTGA
- a CDS encoding M14 family zinc carboxypeptidase → MIPVIKIVAGVGLIALTFASKPEKSLSNGNSSWQPETKYSGSDSIKQLINTTKATKVVIGKTVKNRTISAYYFPGTSNKNALIIGGVHGSELSAIEVAKSVIDQLNKGEKPYYNVIVLPVLFPDNAAQALAKPEKIGSGENIGRYTHKQAVDPNRQMPTLGTSFERCNGKDHLGRSIEVENQLLLKIIDEFKPDRIVNLHAIRNINNAGFFADPRTDHHGFSLGFDTDSCLAIDMARFVHKQCGNVNGNRLPIRANATYPKDPVAVAAEVKQPRNINGSTLPGRRGQGVSLGSWATTAVNDSVYAERKRKAIRLITVEFPGAKRPVDYKTIELQQQCAKEVRTYASAIVKVFLADNYPEKVDSIQYTSVNKQ, encoded by the coding sequence ATGATACCGGTAATAAAAATTGTTGCGGGAGTGGGGCTTATTGCCCTCACTTTCGCCTCAAAACCAGAAAAATCATTAAGCAACGGTAACAGTAGTTGGCAACCTGAAACTAAGTATTCAGGAAGTGATTCCATTAAGCAATTAATAAATACAACTAAAGCTACCAAAGTTGTTATTGGGAAAACGGTAAAGAATAGAACGATATCAGCTTATTATTTTCCTGGTACGAGTAATAAAAATGCACTTATTATCGGTGGTGTTCATGGCTCAGAATTGTCGGCAATTGAGGTGGCGAAATCAGTAATTGATCAGCTTAATAAAGGTGAAAAACCATATTACAATGTAATTGTGCTACCTGTCTTATTTCCTGATAATGCAGCACAAGCATTGGCGAAACCGGAAAAAATTGGAAGCGGTGAGAACATTGGTCGCTATACTCACAAACAAGCTGTTGATCCTAATCGGCAGATGCCCACGTTAGGAACTTCATTTGAAAGATGTAATGGGAAAGATCATTTGGGCAGATCAATTGAAGTCGAGAATCAACTTTTGTTAAAGATAATAGATGAGTTTAAGCCAGACAGAATAGTAAATCTTCATGCGATTCGGAATATAAATAATGCGGGATTCTTTGCTGATCCTCGAACTGATCATCATGGATTTTCATTAGGGTTTGACACGGATAGTTGCTTGGCCATCGATATGGCGCGGTTTGTACATAAACAATGTGGAAATGTAAACGGTAACAGGCTGCCCATTCGGGCCAATGCTACTTATCCGAAAGATCCGGTAGCAGTAGCTGCCGAAGTCAAACAACCCCGGAATATTAATGGGTCAACTTTGCCCGGTCGTAGAGGACAAGGGGTGTCTCTGGGAAGTTGGGCAACAACAGCAGTCAACGATTCAGTTTACGCAGAAAGAAAACGAAAGGCAATTCGATTAATAACAGTTGAATTTCCAGGAGCTAAGCGTCCTGTAGATTATAAAACAATTGAATTGCAACAACAATGTGCTAAAGAAGTACGGACGTATGCATCAGCAATTGTAAAGGTTTTTTTGGCGGATAATTATCCCGAAAAAGTGGATTCAATACAATACACGTCTGTCAACAAACAATAA
- the lpdA gene encoding dihydrolipoyl dehydrogenase, whose amino-acid sequence MESQSTYDIIVIGSGPGGYIAAIRAAQLGYKTAIVEKYKTLGGTCTNVGCIPAKALLDSTEHYHAAITKFKAHGIDINSMSLNFEQMINRKSEVVAQNVSGLNYLMKKNKIEVLQGTATFINNKEINIVNRETTNKVSAKWFIIATGSKPSSIKGVEIDKQRIITSTESLSLKEKPNSMVIIGGGVVGVEMASVFARIGVKVTILEYADSLIPTMDRDLGKELNKVLAKEGIDIQLSHKVQSAQNNGENVTVKYLDSKNNPNEITADYCLVAVGRKAYTVGLGLENTKIETDEQGRIKTNEKLQTAEENIYAIGDVIKGPMLAHKAEEEGVFVVETINGQKPHINHNLIPGVVYTWPEVASVGATEEELKAQGSEYHVGKFPFMASGRARAAMESDGFVKVLTDPKYGEILGVHIIGPRAADLIAQPVISMHYETTDEDMFRISYAHPTYSEALKEAYLIASGQGALNL is encoded by the coding sequence ATGGAATCTCAATCAACTTACGATATTATAGTCATTGGTTCAGGACCGGGTGGCTATATTGCAGCAATTAGAGCTGCCCAGCTAGGGTATAAAACAGCTATTGTTGAAAAATATAAAACGCTTGGAGGAACCTGCACAAATGTAGGTTGTATTCCGGCCAAAGCATTACTTGATAGTACCGAACACTATCATGCTGCTATTACCAAATTTAAAGCACATGGAATAGATATCAACTCAATGTCTTTGAATTTTGAGCAAATGATCAACCGCAAAAGTGAGGTGGTAGCACAAAATGTTTCCGGACTTAATTACCTGATGAAGAAAAACAAAATAGAGGTGCTACAGGGAACTGCCACATTTATTAATAACAAAGAAATCAATATAGTTAATAGGGAAACCACTAATAAGGTGAGCGCCAAATGGTTTATTATTGCTACGGGTTCTAAGCCTTCAAGCATTAAAGGAGTTGAGATCGATAAACAAAGAATCATCACCTCAACTGAATCACTTTCATTGAAAGAGAAACCAAATTCGATGGTTATTATTGGAGGTGGAGTAGTAGGTGTGGAGATGGCCTCTGTTTTTGCCCGGATAGGAGTTAAGGTAACCATATTGGAATATGCAGATAGTCTTATTCCGACAATGGACAGGGACTTAGGGAAAGAGTTAAACAAGGTTTTAGCCAAAGAGGGTATCGATATACAGCTAAGTCATAAGGTTCAATCAGCGCAGAACAATGGTGAAAATGTAACCGTTAAATACCTTGACAGCAAGAACAACCCAAATGAAATTACAGCTGATTATTGCTTAGTGGCTGTTGGGAGGAAAGCGTATACAGTAGGCTTGGGATTGGAAAATACGAAGATTGAAACCGATGAACAAGGTCGAATCAAGACCAATGAAAAACTGCAAACTGCTGAAGAAAATATTTATGCAATCGGAGATGTAATTAAGGGGCCGATGTTAGCACATAAAGCAGAGGAAGAAGGAGTGTTTGTAGTTGAAACCATCAACGGACAAAAACCTCATATTAATCATAACTTAATTCCAGGAGTGGTTTATACCTGGCCGGAAGTTGCTTCTGTCGGTGCTACTGAAGAAGAACTGAAAGCTCAGGGAAGCGAATATCATGTCGGAAAATTTCCTTTTATGGCAAGCGGAAGAGCACGAGCTGCAATGGAATCAGATGGTTTTGTAAAAGTACTGACAGATCCTAAATATGGTGAGATTCTGGGAGTGCACATCATCGGTCCAAGAGCCGCAGATCTTATCGCTCAGCCTGTAATCAGCATGCATTATGAGACTACTGATGAAGATATGTTCAGGATTTCTTACGCACATCCAACTTATTCAGAGGCATTAAAAGAAGCTTATTTGATTGCGTCAGGACAAGGAGCATTGAATCTTTAG
- a CDS encoding outer membrane beta-barrel protein, translating to MKRIFTLFALLLLLVLQHSNSNAQTFKSKYAVNAGIGVGTFGFAGNGGLPFTASVERTFADNISAGVNLAYVQTKYDFDIKYSYLVFGARGSYHFNELLKINNPQFDVYGGAGLLYRHYKIKYTGDLEDYGTATSGGDIDVALHAGVRYLFTDKIGVHAELGYGISPLQLGVAFVF from the coding sequence ATGAAAAGAATTTTTACCCTATTTGCTTTGTTATTGTTGCTGGTATTGCAGCATAGTAATTCAAATGCACAAACTTTTAAAAGTAAGTATGCTGTTAACGCCGGTATTGGTGTTGGAACTTTTGGCTTTGCCGGAAACGGTGGATTACCATTTACTGCATCAGTAGAAAGAACATTTGCCGATAATATTAGTGCAGGTGTAAACCTGGCATATGTACAAACAAAGTACGATTTCGATATTAAATACTCTTACCTCGTTTTTGGTGCCAGAGGATCTTACCATTTCAACGAACTTCTAAAAATCAATAATCCGCAATTTGATGTGTATGGTGGTGCCGGGTTATTGTATCGTCATTACAAAATTAAGTATACCGGTGATTTAGAAGATTACGGAACTGCTACTTCGGGAGGGGATATTGATGTTGCATTACATGCTGGTGTAAGGTATTTGTTTACAGATAAAATTGGTGTCCATGCAGAATTAGGTTACGGTATTTCTCCACTTCAATTAGGAGTAGCATTTGTGTTTTAA
- a CDS encoding OmpA family protein, which translates to MKKIKLLIASALVCLAIPQYSLAQNSVFDRLKQKVKDRANQKVDESMDKGLDKAEETAEGEVKKGTGKSKGSAESKSTASENTASQSYASRDAKSFSRYDFVPGEQIVYAEDFSQDVIGEFPLKWITNNRGEVVTLNGQTGKWLRMFHTSHFVSPPMKNLSENYTVEFDMVLTFPNDGSVYPELRFKLFNSPKDDANGKKYLQNFDSKGDVVIVFSPGEEGGSSIRLESNRDGRNEFVNDQKGLKKLDSYYGRPFHVAIWVQKQRLRMWIEGEKVYDIPQVVPSDIPFNRMDMEVTSGIQEDNQIGLYLSNIKFAIGSPDMRNKLINEGKFVTNGILFDVNSDKIKPESYGVLKELGTVLKENPTVKVKVIGHTDSDGDEAKNMDLSKRRAAAVKKALSTDFGIDASRLETDGKGETQPIDANTTAEGKAKNRRVEFIKL; encoded by the coding sequence ATGAAAAAGATCAAATTATTAATTGCAAGTGCGCTGGTATGCTTAGCCATACCACAATATAGCCTGGCTCAGAACTCTGTCTTCGACAGGTTAAAGCAAAAAGTTAAAGACCGTGCCAACCAGAAAGTGGATGAATCCATGGACAAAGGTTTGGATAAAGCGGAAGAAACTGCTGAAGGGGAGGTTAAAAAAGGAACCGGAAAGTCAAAAGGTTCTGCTGAATCAAAATCAACTGCCTCAGAAAACACAGCTTCACAAAGCTATGCCTCACGTGATGCAAAGAGTTTTTCGCGCTATGATTTTGTTCCGGGAGAACAGATCGTATATGCTGAAGATTTCTCACAAGATGTAATCGGAGAGTTTCCTTTAAAGTGGATCACAAATAATAGGGGAGAAGTGGTAACATTAAACGGACAGACTGGTAAGTGGCTCCGGATGTTCCATACCAGCCATTTTGTATCACCTCCTATGAAAAACCTCTCTGAAAATTACACTGTAGAATTTGATATGGTTTTAACCTTTCCTAACGACGGATCGGTTTATCCCGAATTGAGATTTAAACTGTTCAATTCTCCGAAGGATGATGCTAACGGAAAAAAATACCTTCAGAATTTTGACAGCAAGGGAGATGTAGTTATTGTGTTCAGTCCTGGAGAAGAGGGTGGCTCTTCCATCAGACTTGAAAGCAACCGTGATGGAAGAAATGAATTTGTAAACGATCAAAAAGGTCTTAAAAAATTAGATAGCTATTACGGCAGACCATTTCATGTGGCTATCTGGGTACAAAAACAACGTTTGCGTATGTGGATCGAGGGAGAGAAAGTATATGACATTCCGCAAGTAGTTCCATCAGACATTCCATTTAACAGAATGGACATGGAAGTGACCTCAGGCATTCAGGAAGACAACCAGATTGGTCTTTATCTTTCTAACATAAAATTCGCTATCGGATCTCCGGATATGAGAAACAAGCTGATCAATGAAGGAAAGTTTGTTACCAACGGGATTCTGTTTGATGTAAATTCCGATAAGATCAAACCTGAATCATACGGGGTTTTAAAAGAACTGGGAACAGTATTAAAAGAGAATCCAACTGTTAAAGTAAAAGTGATAGGACATACCGACAGCGATGGTGATGAAGCTAAAAACATGGATCTTTCAAAAAGAAGGGCTGCTGCCGTGAAAAAAGCATTAAGTACAGATTTCGGAATCGATGCCTCCCGCCTTGAAACCGATGGAAAAGGGGAAACTCAACCTATAGATGCAAATACTACTGCTGAGGGTAAAGCTAAAAACCGCAGAGTAGAATTCATTAAGTTATAA